The genome window caaaagaagATAAAGGCAGTTGTGGTTTAGTTAACTctcatactcacagacacaaggTGGGGTTTGGTCTTGCTGCTCAGGTGGGCTTCTGTCAAGACAATGCAGTACAGTCAGAAAGATATAGCTGTACATGAAAAATAATGTGAATCTAAAATGAATACACCAGTCTTACCCAGTATTTACAGGCCTGCCTTGAACCCCTTCAAAAGATACATAGAGATAATTTTGCGATTTTGAAAATAACTCAAAGTAGCCTTTGGAACACAATAAGAATGTGTTATGACTAAACCTATCTGAAAGCACGCACCACACTTGCGTTGGAGAACACACAGCACAGACCCAGCTAGCAGAACCAGGAAAAGGGAACCAGCACCCAGACTGATGATGACGAGGAACCCTGGACGTGAAGAAACGATTAGTGAATGTGGCTCCTGACAAAACTGACAGTGAGTCATCTGTACAGTATAACCTGACCTTACAATGACTAGTATGTTTGTGAAAATAAGCCTTACTAATAGTGACTATCGAGATACTTAACAGTTTAGAGATGTTAGAGACGTATCAATAGCTGTACATTTACAAGCAGAGTCATTCACTGAACTTGCAATTTGAAGTTCTTAGGACTACTAACAGTTAATCTCAAACCAAAACAATGTCACTCACCTCTTCCTTGGGCTGTGACATTGCTGCTTGTCTCCTCCTGAACAGGTTTGATTAAACTGAACTCTGATGGGGAACTCGTAGCTCCTGGAGGATTTACAACTGAAATAATTAAAACATTGATATGTGTACAATAATAATATTGCTATACAACAATAGACCAACAGAAGATTGACACATTTGAAATCACAGAAATTGATGGGCTCTAGTCTTCCTCACCATCTATGGTGATACCGAGGGATTCACTACGCTGTGATGTCACAGTATCTTCACCCTCTACCAACAGCTCCACAGAACAGGTGATAAAGATCTCTTCAGCactgctcctcttcctctgcaTTTCCTCTTCTGCCACTCTCCCCACACAGACATTGTCAATTAAGGGTAGTTTTTTGAAGTTTGAGTCACCATTGTTCAGATAAAAGTAGCATGAGGTGCCAGCCTTGGCCTCACATCGAAGATTGAGGTAATTCCCAATCTTCTCCACATGAACACTGGGCTTTCTTATTGGATCTGCTAGTAAATTGTGAATGTAATTTATAAAGTCAGTTAACAAGTGGGTAGTGTACTCTGGTAAACATGTGCTTTGGAGTACTGTAAAACAGTCACTTACCACTCACTATAAGTCTTCGAGCATCGCTAGGTTTTGAGGTTTTAATCGATTTATCTTCTCTCTTCTGTAGAATTACACAGCTGAGATCTACTTCAGTCTTGTTCCACTTTTTGAACTCATTCCACAACAACTTGAACTGGCAAGCACCCTGCTTGTAATCCAGTTTTCTTATAGGTTTGGGGTCATGATCTCTGTAGAAATTGCACTCTGTGCCTTCTGGTGACTCACAGCGTACTGTAACAGGTGTAGCTACATTGATGTACCCAGAGGAAAATACAATAGTGGGAGTGGGAACCGAATCTGtttagagaaatagagagaatctATGAAATTGTGAGTGATAAGAATTTTGATTCAGAATATATTTGTATGTGGAGTATCACTTCCTTGTCTCTCTTTTTGCAACAAAATACATTTCTTAATAAAGATATGGCAGTTCAAGCATTGTGCTACTCTATTGTGAAAAGTAGTGTACAAATCTCTCatcaaaaaaagtattttatgcCTGAAATAAATCAATAGCTGTTGAGCTGGACGATTAATGAAGTGACTTTTGGTAATATGTACCTGCACAACTTCCGTTTACCGCAACACCGGCAACATCTTCGAACAAGGTAAAAATAACTTAGTGAGACATTTTACAAGCCTTACTATAAGGCATAATAAAGGCTCATACATACTTAGAACAAGTTATAAAGCATACATTAAGTAACACATTAACAAAGCTTATAATCAGTGTAAAGAGATTTTGATCCAAAGACCAAAATAATTGAATACTCACAAATGAGAAGAATATAAGACAAAGACATATTTTCCACGTTCTTCCGTCAGTGAAGTGAACTCCACACATAGATTGTCATGTGAGAAAACTGATGTGTGCTTGGTAGGACACAGAAACCTACATAGGAGGATATGGAGACTCACGTCTGATGTTGTGACAGATCACCTGTGACGCTGAAGAAAATTACCTTGTTTTCATTGACCACTAAGGAGCTGTCCATGTGGTCCACCCTACATTAAACTTCCTGAAAATATAGGTAACTACAGCACAGCTATTTCAAATATGAGAACTCTTGTGATTAATTGATCAAATTAACTAGTTGACTTTTCAAAGAGTAACTTTAAACTCTTCccacacaaataaacaaaaccAAAACTAAATATGCAGTAGCTTAACAGCAACATCACCCATACAAATGTTAGGTTATATTTCTCAGTGGAAAAATCTCCACGGACATAAAAGCTTAACCAAGATTTCACAAAAGCACTGACCATTCCTCATTTTCTGAGTCTCCTCCTACATATCTGTACAAACATCGTTCTTTCCTGCTAGGCAGGACACTAGTGATACGAGCCATGTACTTTTATTTCTCCATTAAGGTGACTTGACCTCAACCCCCCTCCATCAGTAATCCATGGCTCCCTCCCCTTATCAATTCCTGCCACATGTAATCGCTTCCCTGCACTcaacacattccaagcttaatttcACACACTATTTACCTTCCTCCTATAACCAtaaacttctggtgtagaccctctacACCTCAGCACTCCATCAGTGACATGAATATGTATattttcatattctcagaacccaacacaacacacacattgacaTGATCAAATGAGTTCAGTTACTGATCTATTGGGTTTATTTGAAGTTGGACAATTTGATGGATAGTTTCTTGTTTGAGCATTTTCACCCCACGACTTTTATAGCATTGTAATGGAGGTCACTAATGCTTCTCCAAATGAGGAAATGGCAGGTACCTTGATCAATGTCTATTTAGTTTACATAATACATATTTCCTGTCAGAGTAACCAGTCTGTGTCAACTAAGTTATGGCTTGGATTGCATCCATAGATCACATTACGTTTGTGGATTTATGGCTAACTTCGTTTTTTGAAAGCAAATCCATGCATTGAAGAAATCGAAAACAggaatccaaatatatttgagttgttttttatttcatcaccaccaataaattcTTTGACTTGTTTTGGTAAACCACAGGAGGAAAGTTTATGGATTGTTCATCAAACAATGCCTTCTGGTAACTCACAGTGTACTGTAATAGGCGGAGTAGCTACACTGATGTACCAAGGGGATAATACAATGGTTGGAGTGGGAACAGAATCTGTTTAGAGCGAAAGAGAATCTATGAAACCTTGAATTGTTCCTTGATTTAAAAGGTGTTTTGCATGTGGAGTATCACCTCCGTATTTCTCTATTTGCAACTATAAAACGTTATTATTCAAGTCAAAATTCTTAACTGACTCCATAGCTGTACAAAACTTCTGTCGACAAGAAAGGCTTTTGTGCTTCAAAGACACTGATTATATTTAATGGCTGACATTGAGCTGGACAATCATAAGGAGTGTCATTCTGTAATTCATACATACCTGCACAACCTTTTTCTGCATCACCAGCCACATCTGTAAAACCAAATAAGGTGGTTCAGTCTAACATATGGAATGGGCTAATTAAAATATCTGTGTAAATAGATCattgataaaaaataaaagtaataattGAAAACTCACAAATGAATAGAAGATAAGATCATATTTTCCACTTTCTTTTTCAGTAAATGGGTGAACACATAGATTATAATGTGTAAAAAAGTATGTGTGCTTAGGACACAGAGCAACCTAGAAAGCAGGATATGGAGACTCAGAAGTGATGTTGTAACAGATCACTAGTGACGTTGAATAAATGTACCTTATTTGACTGACCACTAAAGGACTGTCCCTGATGTGCACCTTAATTGAATTTAGTGAAAATATAGGTAACTAGAGCACAAATATTTCCAATGTGAGAACCCATGTGATTAAGATTTAATTGCATGCCATTAAAGTTGACTTTTCCAACAAGACAGTAACTGTGTGCACcttgcacatacagtacacatacagaAACAACAAAGTTAACctaaatatacattttcatcatacactcttatccagagcgacttatagacTTActgtgcgtgcatacattttcattcatacttgtcccccatgggaatcaaacccacaaacctggtgttgcaagtgccatgctctaccaaatgagccaCATAACAGAGACATGATCAAAAATAGTTCGGAAACTGATTTATTGGGTTTTATTAGTAGTCGGATGTTATAGATATTTTCTGTTTAAGCACCCAACTTTTCCCCAGCCATGATACGaaatcgg of Salmo salar chromosome ssa01, Ssal_v3.1, whole genome shotgun sequence contains these proteins:
- the LOC106566474 gene encoding uncharacterized protein isoform X2, which codes for MSLSYILLIYVAGVAVNGSCADSVPTPTIVFSSGYINVATPVTVRCESPEGTECNFYRDHDPKPIRKLDYKQGACQFKLLWNEFKKWNKTEVDLSCVILQKREDKSIKTSKPSDARRLIVSADPIRKPSVHVEKIGNYLNLRCEAKAGTSCYFYLNNGDSNFKKLPLIDNVCVGRVAEEEMQRKRSSAEEIFITCSVELLVEGEDTVTSQRSESLGITIDGATSSPSEFSLIKPVQEETSSNVTAQGRGFLVIISLGAGSLFLVLLAGSVLCVLQRKCGVQGRPVNTGSPPEQQDQTPPCVYSVITKLSRDEEEDSSLQYATVTYTSDRASLQYATVTSTGNQVGPGRSKIKFEIAGEYALLAES
- the LOC106566474 gene encoding uncharacterized protein isoform X3, translating into MSLSYILLIYVAGVAVNGSCADSVPTPTIVFSSGYINVATPVTVRCESPEGTECNFYRDHDPKPIRKLDYKQGACQFKLLWNEFKKWNKTEVDLSCVILQKREDKSIKTSKPSDARRLIVSEEEMQRKRSSAEEIFITCSVELLVEGEDTVTSQRSESLGITIDVVNPPGATSSPSEFSLIKPVQEETSSNVTAQGRGFLVIISLGAGSLFLVLLAGSVLCVLQRKCGVQGRPVNTGSPPEQQDQTPPCVYSVITKLSRDEEEDSSLQYATVTYTSDRASLQYATVTSTGNQVGPGRSKIKFEIAGEYALLAES
- the LOC106566474 gene encoding uncharacterized protein isoform X1, whose protein sequence is MSLSYILLIYVAGVAVNGSCADSVPTPTIVFSSGYINVATPVTVRCESPEGTECNFYRDHDPKPIRKLDYKQGACQFKLLWNEFKKWNKTEVDLSCVILQKREDKSIKTSKPSDARRLIVSADPIRKPSVHVEKIGNYLNLRCEAKAGTSCYFYLNNGDSNFKKLPLIDNVCVGRVAEEEMQRKRSSAEEIFITCSVELLVEGEDTVTSQRSESLGITIDVVNPPGATSSPSEFSLIKPVQEETSSNVTAQGRGFLVIISLGAGSLFLVLLAGSVLCVLQRKCGVQGRPVNTGSPPEQQDQTPPCVYSVITKLSRDEEEDSSLQYATVTYTSDRASLQYATVTSTGNQVGPGRSKIKFEIAGEYALLAES
- the LOC106566474 gene encoding uncharacterized protein isoform X4, yielding MSLSYILLIYVAGVAVNGSCADSVPTPTIVFSSGYINVATPVTVRCESPEGTECNFYRDHDPKPIRKLDYKQGACQFKLLWNEFKKWNKTEVDLSCVILQKREDKSIKTSKPSDARRLIVSEEEMQRKRSSAEEIFITCSVELLVEGEDTVTSQRSESLGITIDGATSSPSEFSLIKPVQEETSSNVTAQGRGFLVIISLGAGSLFLVLLAGSVLCVLQRKCGVQGRPVNTGSPPEQQDQTPPCVYSVITKLSRDEEEDSSLQYATVTYTSDRASLQYATVTSTGNQVGPGRSKIKFEIAGEYALLAES